ATGAAGATTTTTCGCCCTCCCATCTTCAAACGACACGGGATTAGCATCATTAACCTGCACAGTCAAAATCATTTTTTCTTTTTTGGTTTTATCATCAATCTTAACATTAAAAGAATAAGCAATGCTTGTGATCTGCAAAAACTCTAAATTCATTAATCGCTCAATTGTTTGCATTAAGTACCTGCTAACATTCTGAGTCGCTATTATTAAACGTTTTGAATCAGCCTTGCCAATACCCATAATATATTTTTTAACGTATCGAACGTTTTCTAAAGTGTTGGTGACCAACCTATAAGTAGAAATTTCTAATTTCAATGCAATAACCATAGGAAATTCCAGCCCTTCTTTAATACAATTATCAATATCTGGATGTACATAATTTGGACTTTGAAGTAATGCTAGAGCTGCCTCGAGACCTTCACCATAAGCCTCGACCTTAGTCTTAAATACATGTCTTAAGGCAAATCTTAATCCAACCTCTCTCCAAGATGGAAAATAGTCTTGAACTTTCAATTGTTCTGACCTCCCAATTTCTAAACAACATAAAGCCACAGGGTTATTATAAATGTTTGGCCTAATTTGCTTTTCCCAATCATCATATTCACATTCAACAGATTGTTTTAAAGCTAAAATTTTTTCTAAACAACTACTTTGCTGAATTTCTAGATCTTGAATAATTTGAAAAATGCTCGGAACAGTAAAAACATCATTTAATTTTTCTACACACTCACGCAAATCTTTAATAGTTTTTATTTCATTAGAATTTTTGGCCAATCTTTGCACATCTTTAATTACCAACTTAGAAAGCATCACTTCATTACCTTTTCATTAAATAATTCATCAACATTTTAACATTTATGGTATTCTATAGATAGAGTATATCGCATTATCGAAAAAAATTGAGGAAATATGGAAACATTAAAAATCTTAACTCGCATATCAATAGACATACCAACTGAATTGCAACAAAAACTCAAAACATTAGCGGCAATCAATAGAAAAAGTATGCGCACAATTGTTATTGAATCACTTGAAAAACAAGTTGCTTCTTTAGAAAAAAAGACCACAACCATAACCTTCAACACATAAGAGTAAACATCTATGGTATATGCTGTTTTATATGCACGAGTCTCAAGCGCTGAGCAATCACAAGGGTACTCAACAGACGCGCAAATTAAGCTTCTGCATGAATATGCAAACAAGTGCGGCTACGCGATCAAAAAAGAATTTATTGAAGCTAAATCAGCAAAGAAAGCTGGGAGAACTCAATTTGGAGAGATGTTAAAGTTTGTAACGACCAACAATAAGATCAAGCATATACTGGTGGAGAAAACGGATAGGCTCTCCAGAAATTTCTCCGACTGCGTAGACATTAACAATCTTATTGAAAATCACAATGCATTGATTCACTTCGTGAAGGAAGGATCAATTTTGCACAAAGATTCTAATTCACAAACTAAATTAATGTATGGTATCCGCGCTGTCATAGCAAAAAACTTTATCGATAATCTGTCCGAAGAAACCAAAAAGGGAATGCTGGAGAAAGCTGAGCAAGGAATTTATCCAAGCGTTGCACCATATGGCTACACCAATGTCATCGAAAACAATCGTAAAATTCTCATCCCAGACCCTGCTGCGGCTCCACATGTAAAGAAAATGTTTGAGCTTTACGCTACTGGTAATTATTCCCTGCTCTCACTTAAGCGTAAAATGCTAGAAGATGGCATGATTTATCGCAATGGTAAAAACTTTTATAAACACACCATCGAAGTGATACTAAAAAATGAATTTTATACAGGCGTCTTTTATTGGAAAGGTAAACGATACGAAAATGCACAGCATGAACCCCTCGTAGACAAAGCCCTCTATCGACAAGTTCAAGCTATCAAGATGAAGCCTGGCAAATATAAATCACGTAAAGGTGAATTTGTTTTTACGAATTTAATCCAATGCGGCATGTGTAATTTTTCTATTACCGCTCAAATACAAAAGAAGCGCTATGTTTATTATCATTGCTCTGGTTATAAGGGTAACTGCAATCAACCCTATCTTCGCGAGGAGCTCATCGATGAACAAATCGGTAACATCATCAATCAAATCAATATACCCTGCGATACTGAACAAGAAATTTTGCAAGATGCAAAAGATTCACTTCAGGAAAGAATCAACTACCAAAGAACTTGCGCTGAACAAATCGAAAAACAGTTACAACGCGTAGAGAGACATATCAGACAATCTTATACTGACAAACTTGATGAAAATATTAGTGAAAGTTTTTGGAAAGAACAAAATAGTCAGTTGCTTGCAGAAAAAAGTCAGCTAGAAATCAAATTAGCAAGCTACACGAAACCTAAAACAGATCACATGGAAAAAACCATTTCTATTTTAGAACTCGCGAAAAAAGCTTCTCAGCTGTACAAAACAGCCAATCCTGAGCAAAAGCGGAAATTAATGGGAAATTTATTTTCGAACTGTTCTTTGAAGGATGGATTTATCGATCTGGAGCTGCATGAGCCATACAGCTTAATCTTAGAAAGTACCAATTCTGGAAATTGGCGTCCCCAATGGGATTTGAACCCATGTCTCCGCCGTGAAAGGGCGACGTCCTGGACCGGGCTAGACGATAGGGACACAACATTTTCAAGCTCTTCACCATAAAAAGTGAAGTCGCTATTATTTTATTTCAAATTGATGGCCTTTTGGTGATGGCCTGATAATTACTTACCATTCATTATTTCCTATGGGAAAAATAAATGGTGAGCCGTGTTGGATTCGAACCAACGACCCACAGCTTAAAAGGCTGTTGCTCTACCAACTGAGCTAACGGCTCTGAAATTTCAAATCTTACTTAAACGTATTTTGTAAATTTTCAGAAAGAATACTAATAAGGTACAAAGCTAGGCACTTATTGTCAAGAAATTTAAACAAAAATCACGATAAAACTAAATAGGCAACGTAACAATAGATAAAAGTTCCCAAAATATCCATGACCGTTGCAAGAAGCGGACCTGCAGAAAAAGCAGGATCTATTCTAAATTTTCTTAAAATTATAGGAAAACAGGACCCTAAAACAACCGATACCAGTACAATGAAGCCAAGCGAAGCACTCACTACTATGCTGCCAATTAAATTTTGATGAGTAAGATATACTCGTAAAAATGCGATAGTCGATAAAAGCAAGGCAAGCATAAATCCTATGAAAAGTTCACGTCGCAAAAACTTAGCAATGTTTGATTCGTTAATATCTCCTGAAGACATGCCCTGAATAACAATTGCTGAAGCCTGACCACTCGTATTTCCACCCATACCCACAAGCATGGCAAGGAAGATGACTAAAACGGGGTCCAGCATAAGAAAACCGCCATATTGATCAATAACGATACTCGAGATAGATCCAACGATTAAAAGCGAACCTAAAATAAAGCTACGTTTATAGAGTAAATAGAAAAACGGAATCTCAAAATATGATGTTGTAACCGGAGCACCAGACATTCTTTGAACGTCTTCGGTTGCTTCTTGTTGAATAATATCAATCAATGTTTCTTCAGGAATTACACCCAGCAAATACATTTGCTCACTCACCACTGGAACGGTCATCATGTGATAGTGAACCATTTTTCGGGCAATACGCTCTTGGTCTTCTTCGGGCAATGCAAAATATGGTACTTGTTTTAAAATTGTTGAAAGTCGAATAAGTGGAGATTTTAAAACTAAATCTTCTAAGTTAATGTATCCAACAAGTTTATTTTCTGAATCTGTGACATAAATTTGTCGATGTAAATCAATGTTAGGCTTCAAACGCTGTAATAAAAATATTGCTTTTTCAACCGTCATATCTTGAATCAATGTTACAAAATCTAAAGTCATGATCCCACCGGCACTGTCTGGTGGAAACTTAAGAAGCGAAAGAACCTTTTGTTGATCTTTTTTATTTAAAATATTTAACCATTTTTTCAGATCTTTTTCTGAAAGTTCATCAAATAAATCGGTCAAATCGTCAATTGAAGTCTGTCGTAAAATAAAAGCTTTTTGTTCATCATTTAAAAATAAAAGAATTTTTTCTTTAACATAATCATGAACTTCTTCAAACAGCTCAAGCTGCTTTTCTGGAGAAAATTTTATAAACAATCGAGCCAATTGTTCATCGGAAATATAGGTAAGAATTTTGGCGCTATCGGCAGGATGCATTTCAAGCAGTGATAGCCATAATGATTTACCTTGCTGCGTCTGCCCGTCTATAACTTCATTGATTTGTTTGACAATCAAATCGGTTATTTTTTTTGATCCCATAAAAAACTCCTCGGTAAAGTCCTATTCTGCCTCTCTTTTTTAAAAGCTTGCATAATATACTGTAGTACATCTTCCCCAAAAAAGACACCTTAATGCTTCAAATGTAAAACTTTTCACGGCAAACACCGTTAAAATGGTATCATTTGACGATGCAACTCTCTTGCCTTATAGTAAAGATAGACGACAAACGAAAATCGTCATTTCCCAGGAAAATAATATATGACCACAAAAATAGAATCAGAGCGCATCCAGCAAGGAGCTTCTTTTGAGCTCACCGTCATGCCAGAGGATGCTGGTCAAAGAATCGATAAGTACATTGCGAGCTACTTCAGTCAATACTCCCGTTCGTTTTTACAAAAACTTTTTAGCCTCGATCGCATACTTATCAATGCAAAAAAAGTTGCAAAACCAAGCTATGTCTTAAAAGCTGGCGATCAAATTTCAGTATCTTTTCCTGAAGAAAATAATGAAAACACTCCAAAAGAGATTCCTGACAATATCAACGTTTCAATCATTGCCAAGCAGGAAGATTTTTTAATCATCTCCAAGCCTGCAGGACTCGTTGTACACGCACCCAATAAAAATTATCAAGAGGTAACGCTTAGCGACTGGGTCGTTGGCACTGATGACGAAATTGCGCATGTAGGAGTTGTCGACAGACCAGGCATTGTTCATCGGCTTGATAAAGACACCTCAGGTCTTATGATCATTCCTCGAACTAACCAGGCTCATGGCACTTTAACCGATATGTTTAAAGAGCGAAAAATTCATAAAACTTATTTGGCTATTGTTGTGGGACATCCACCTGCACAGGGAACTATTGATTTTTTAATTGGACGTCATCCAGTCACTCGTAACAAAATGATTCATTTTACAGAATTGACTAAACGGCCAACAAGTCGGCAGTCTTTAACTCATTACGAAGTGATAACCTATTTTAAAGATTATTCTTTGGTTAAAGTAATGCCAGTCACAGGCAGAACACACCAAATTCGCGTGCATTTTGCAGCAATTGGTTTTCCACTTTTAGCAGATTTTTTATATGGTAAAAAATCAAAACTTTTAAAACGTCATGCACTTCATGCTCATAAACTAGAATTTGAGTACAAAGGGAAACAGTTCAGTTTCACCTCAGAGCTTGAACCTGATTTGCAAAAAATTATTGATTCACTTGAAAAAATTTCAGAATCAAAAAATTAATATTTATGGCTGAAACTGCTCAGACTTATCCTTGTCGTGAAAAATGGTAGAAATTTTTTTATGCATAATATTAAATTGTCGATGGCCGCTAGTCAAAGATACTTCATTGCCTGATTGCAAAACTAACGTATTATTCGACTTATCATCTTGCTGCACAACAAGAAGCGACATATTATTTGGCTGATCCAAAAGATGAATTTGTCGCACGGCGTAACTACAATCTTTCCAAATATCTTCAAAGGTTAGATTAATAATTTTATCATCATATTTCTGATCAAAAACTTTAACACAAACACCCGACGCATGCAGCTCGTCAAGTAACCATGATGACGATGATGGTTGATATGCAGCATCATGACTGATCAAAACATGAACAGGAATGCCGCATTGGTGCAGCTCTTGTAGCCTTCTGCTCAAAACATGATCATTAAATTGATGTGTTACAAAAAAAACATTCTTAATTTTTGACGATTCTTTCTGCGTTGCATCAAAGACTTGTTTTAAAAAAAATTCCTGTACCCCATCACGATATTGCATCAACGCTTTCATACATGGGCGTAGCATTGCACATGCAGGCATGGAAATAAAAACTAGAGATAAAATCATTATTTTAAGCAGACTGTTTTTCATCAAATTTTCCTTTTGCTGTAATATATTTAGATAAGAATATCTTCTTGCGTATCTTCTTGCAAATCAATTGCACCTCGCCCAGGGCTTATTCGATTTACCAACTGCAAAAAACATTGCTGATACTCTTGTATAGCAGAAACATCATCTGTAACAATGACGTTTTCATCATGCAGATTTGATGCTGAAGCAGTACAGTTAAACGATCCTGTCCAGAGCAGTCCTTTATTTGTTTTTTCATTCAATCCAAAAATAAAAAATTTGTTGTGCATGATCGGTGTTGTAAATGCATTAAAACTCAGCGGCGTTGTATGAACAAATACGATGACTCCATTCTTTTGTAAAAAAGATCCTTTGCCATACCGCTCACCCATAGAAATCTGATCAAGCACAATTCTGACTTTAACTCCACGCACATATGCATCAACTAACGCTTGAGCTATAGTTTTATCGGTAAACATGTAGATCGCGCAATCAATTGATTTGCGTTCTTCTTTTATTAATTTGATGAGCTGTGAGCGTATGTCGTCACGCGGTGTAAAAAAAACCTGGCTCAGTCCGTTAAGACAAGAAATATATAAAAAGAAACTAACGATCATCCATTTTTTAAAATTCACGACACCCTTTTTTATTAGCGTTATATGCTCTTACTTATCTTTTTTTAGAACTTTTTATCTTAGCCAGTGCATCTTTATGCTTTTTTCGCTCAGCTGCCATTTCTTTCAAAAACTTTTTTCTTTCAGCTATCTCATTTTTATACTGATGTTTTATTAACGTTTCAGTATGTTTAAAATCTTTTTCATAAAATGATGCGATAGCACGACTATATAGTAAAATCCCACTTTCACAATTTCTATGATACGCAGCATCTGTCCAATTCATTGAAGACATCCATACTTTATTATCATCAACAACCACATACTTATTGTGATTAATTGCATCTGATTTTTTATAAACAGATGTTGGAATATCAAACTCTTCAAGTATGTCTTTTATAAAATATTTTTTACTCGATGATGCATGATCCATAACCACTCTCACGCGAACACCTCGAGCTTTGGCCAAAGATAATTTACGAGCGGCTTGCTTATCTGTAAACGTAAACATCGAAACCAACAGAGATTTTTTTGCGTTATCAATTAAATCGAAAACAGTTTCTTTCATCAAATTTTTCTGCGCAGATGAAAACGGTGCGCAGCGGGCTTTAAAGGGCATAGACAAAACTGTAATATCAAACAACAACGCCAATAAAAACATGATTTTTTTAATGCTCATTTTAATACTCCTTTTAAAATTAAAATTTTATCTCACGAAAATTTCCAACAAAATTCTACTTCGCCACCGTACGTGCTTGGACCATCCCTTTGCAAGCGCAATGTCACATCATCGGTCACGCCGTAATCAATATCAACTTTGATATCTTCAATTTGTGCAAAATTTGTGTCAATTTTTGCATGTAAATGATCTGTTGCATCAATTTCAAAGCTGCCTCGTATTCCTCCTCGCCCCGATTGATTCGTAAACTGAGGTAAAAATCGAAAATATCGTAACGATTTTAGCAATCGATCGAATACTGCTTTTAATTTTGTTTTTGAAAGCGCTGGTCCAAACATAATATCTTTTAATTTTTGTATCAAAAGCGCAGGAACCATAGCGCCCAAAGAATTATCCTCAACGCCCAAAAGCAAGAGTGACACAATCTGCTCTTCACTTAAATACGGTTGCGACTCAAATTGAATATGAGGATCTAATGCAGAGCCCCATGCGTGCACACTTACTCCAAAACGTTTTAATTTCCCCTTAGCAAGCAGCTCGATAACAGGATCATAAGGTTGCTCAGGAATAAATAATACTTTCCCCTCAATAGTTTCTAGCGGCTTGTACGGAAAATTTAAGGAGCCAGAAACTAATTGTATAACTCCTGAAAGTTCTGGTTTTTTCAAATTACCCCGCACGGCAAGATCAACAATCGCCTTTGCTGATAAAAAGGATGTGGTAATGCTCAATGGATCTTTGGTGAAAACTGATACATCATAGCTACAATCAAAGCCAAACTGATCATGCTGCTGACCATAACCAACTCCAGATAAAAGCTCTTGAAACTCGCTAGAAAAAAGATTTTCTTTAAGCTCTGACTTTTGAAGCATCAACTTTCCCTCTACATGGAAAAGCTCTTTTGTACTTTGCTTGCTGAGTAGCAATCTACCAGATAGCTGGCTGTAAACACCCCTGTCCCAGCTAAACATAAGATTATGAAGTAACAATGGAACATGAACAAAATAGCACGCACCAGTTTTGTCAAAAAACATTGTTGCTCGAGTGCAAGAAATTTTTCCCTCATACCACTGCATATCAACATTTTTAAACACAATGCTTTTTTCGTAAAAATTTAATTCGCACGAAGCCGTAGCGCTTGAAATTACATTATACATATTGGGAATTCTCATGTGCGCTTGCTGCGTATGCAAACGTGCATAACAAATTCCATTTTTAACATGACCTTGAAATAAAATTGCTCCATCTTGCGCAAAAGAAATTTTAAATGGATCAGGAACTAAACCATGCAATACAGAAAAATCTATCGACCCTAGCAGGCTTTCAGGGTTTTGCTCATCGGTAGAAAAATCGATAACCACTTTATCATCTTTTACTGCATGAAATTTTTCAAAAACAAAATCTGGAAAAATCTGGACGGTTCCTTCATACTCAAAATCTTGCAAAAATCCCTTCAGAAATAGCTTTCCGTCGCAAAAAACAATAGAACCTGAGGCATGCTTTAACTCATCCAGTTTCGTGTTGAACAGCTCAACATCGTATCGGCCAGTAATGCCTCCTTGTTTGTCATACGACAACGTGACATGACATTTATCTTTTTCTACAACAAAGTGCGAGTCGGTTGACAGCATTAAACGTACTACATTACTCATACGTATTTCTTTGTCATCTCCCCGAGTAGTTGCGTCAACAGAAGACACATCAATATCAAAAATAATTGAATCTGTTAGTTGAAATGTTCCAGAAAAACCTTTTGCATGATGATGATCTACCAAAAGTTTACCACCGGGAAAAAGAGGTTTCGTTTTATACGTAACATCATGAAGAAGCACAGAAAGTTGAAATGTTTTGAAAAAATTATACAAATCAACACCAATTTCAACGCCAACGCTGCCACACACATCAGATAAAATATCGGGCAAATTAAAATATTTAATCAATTCGGAAGACGTAGAAATCGCAACGCTGCACAAACACTCGTCTTTCAAACATCGAATTTTTATCGGATCAATGACAATTGCTCCATCTTCACTTTTTAAAGCAAACTGCCCAACGCCCTTTTCCATTTTTCCCGCAAGAAATCCGTTACCCTTATGCGTAGATGAATGCACGCAGTAGTTTAATTGCACCTGTCCGTCCATATTTTGCAGCATATCGATATTTGGCATGCTGATCGTAATTGAACCAGAAATATCGTTTATAATTTTTGCATCTTTACGCGTTACAGCTCCATCCTGCAGGTAGGCCTGAATTCTCGTTCCATCACGCTCTTGGTGTATGTTGCTCTGGTAAGGAACTTGAATACTTAAATCGTCAGATTTTCGCTTAAGAAACAATAAGCCATCCTTAATGGACACGCCGTCATAAACTAAAAAGCTTGAGTCACCCAACACAAACATTTTTGCAATAAATTGAGGCAATCCAACAATCTCTTTTTCAAAAGATTCAAACATTATGACATGCTCAAAGCCAAGGGAAATTTTTAAAATTCTGCGAGTTACAAGCGTCCACCAGCAAGCTGTTGCTGTCATTTTTTCTGCAACGATAGACCACTGCTCTTCATCAATTTTTTGCTGATTATTGATAGTAGGCGTAATGCGCACTCCAGAAAAATGCATTTTTAGCGACATCCAATTGATTTTTTCCAAGCGACAGCTCAGTGTGCAATCATAATCACGCTGAAACTGTTTTTCTATATTATCTTGAACCGCAAGTCGAAATGTTTCACTCGACGAAAGATAGATAAGGGCAACAGCAAGTCCAAGCATAAGCCCTAAAAAAACATGTAAGAAAATTTTAAGCCATCCAGGATAGTTGGTACTCATCGTTTGATCATCTCAAAAAGGTATTGACGATTTGGACAGTATATCAAACATGATAAAGGTTGCGGCAAAAATAATTATCTTTTTACTCACCTGGATCAAAATCTGCAGATGCAACAGAAAGAACTTCTTCTATCGTTGTAATTCCAGCTTCGATTTTTAAAATACCATCATGCAGCAAAAGCGTCATACCATCTTTTAAAGCCTGATCTTTAATCTTTAAAGAGTCAGCACGCTGCACAACTAACTGAGAAATACCAGGCGTCATTTGCATAATTTCAAAAATAGGAAGTCGTCCTGCATAACCAGAGTTCATACATTTAGGGCAACCAACTGCTTCATAAAATGTCATTTTTTGTGCTTGCTCAGGCGTAATACCAAGAGCTGTAA
The window above is part of the Candidatus Babeliales bacterium genome. Proteins encoded here:
- a CDS encoding RluA family pseudouridine synthase, with product MTTKIESERIQQGASFELTVMPEDAGQRIDKYIASYFSQYSRSFLQKLFSLDRILINAKKVAKPSYVLKAGDQISVSFPEENNENTPKEIPDNINVSIIAKQEDFLIISKPAGLVVHAPNKNYQEVTLSDWVVGTDDEIAHVGVVDRPGIVHRLDKDTSGLMIIPRTNQAHGTLTDMFKERKIHKTYLAIVVGHPPAQGTIDFLIGRHPVTRNKMIHFTELTKRPTSRQSLTHYEVITYFKDYSLVKVMPVTGRTHQIRVHFAAIGFPLLADFLYGKKSKLLKRHALHAHKLEFEYKGKQFSFTSELEPDLQKIIDSLEKISESKN
- a CDS encoding phospholipase D-like domain-containing protein, producing MNFKKWMIVSFFLYISCLNGLSQVFFTPRDDIRSQLIKLIKEERKSIDCAIYMFTDKTIAQALVDAYVRGVKVRIVLDQISMGERYGKGSFLQKNGVIVFVHTTPLSFNAFTTPIMHNKFFIFGLNEKTNKGLLWTGSFNCTASASNLHDENVIVTDDVSAIQEYQQCFLQLVNRISPGRGAIDLQEDTQEDILI
- a CDS encoding phospholipase D-like domain-containing protein, translating into MSIKKIMFLLALLFDITVLSMPFKARCAPFSSAQKNLMKETVFDLIDNAKKSLLVSMFTFTDKQAARKLSLAKARGVRVRVVMDHASSSKKYFIKDILEEFDIPTSVYKKSDAINHNKYVVVDDNKVWMSSMNWTDAAYHRNCESGILLYSRAIASFYEKDFKHTETLIKHQYKNEIAERKKFLKEMAAERKKHKDALAKIKSSKKR
- the mgtE gene encoding magnesium transporter, which codes for MGSKKITDLIVKQINEVIDGQTQQGKSLWLSLLEMHPADSAKILTYISDEQLARLFIKFSPEKQLELFEEVHDYVKEKILLFLNDEQKAFILRQTSIDDLTDLFDELSEKDLKKWLNILNKKDQQKVLSLLKFPPDSAGGIMTLDFVTLIQDMTVEKAIFLLQRLKPNIDLHRQIYVTDSENKLVGYINLEDLVLKSPLIRLSTILKQVPYFALPEEDQERIARKMVHYHMMTVPVVSEQMYLLGVIPEETLIDIIQQEATEDVQRMSGAPVTTSYFEIPFFYLLYKRSFILGSLLIVGSISSIVIDQYGGFLMLDPVLVIFLAMLVGMGGNTSGQASAIVIQGMSSGDINESNIAKFLRRELFIGFMLALLLSTIAFLRVYLTHQNLIGSIVVSASLGFIVLVSVVLGSCFPIILRKFRIDPAFSAGPLLATVMDILGTFIYCYVAYLVLS
- a CDS encoding translocation/assembly module TamB domain-containing protein is translated as MSTNYPGWLKIFLHVFLGLMLGLAVALIYLSSSETFRLAVQDNIEKQFQRDYDCTLSCRLEKINWMSLKMHFSGVRITPTINNQQKIDEEQWSIVAEKMTATACWWTLVTRRILKISLGFEHVIMFESFEKEIVGLPQFIAKMFVLGDSSFLVYDGVSIKDGLLFLKRKSDDLSIQVPYQSNIHQERDGTRIQAYLQDGAVTRKDAKIINDISGSITISMPNIDMLQNMDGQVQLNYCVHSSTHKGNGFLAGKMEKGVGQFALKSEDGAIVIDPIKIRCLKDECLCSVAISTSSELIKYFNLPDILSDVCGSVGVEIGVDLYNFFKTFQLSVLLHDVTYKTKPLFPGGKLLVDHHHAKGFSGTFQLTDSIIFDIDVSSVDATTRGDDKEIRMSNVVRLMLSTDSHFVVEKDKCHVTLSYDKQGGITGRYDVELFNTKLDELKHASGSIVFCDGKLFLKGFLQDFEYEGTVQIFPDFVFEKFHAVKDDKVVIDFSTDEQNPESLLGSIDFSVLHGLVPDPFKISFAQDGAILFQGHVKNGICYARLHTQQAHMRIPNMYNVISSATASCELNFYEKSIVFKNVDMQWYEGKISCTRATMFFDKTGACYFVHVPLLLHNLMFSWDRGVYSQLSGRLLLSKQSTKELFHVEGKLMLQKSELKENLFSSEFQELLSGVGYGQQHDQFGFDCSYDVSVFTKDPLSITTSFLSAKAIVDLAVRGNLKKPELSGVIQLVSGSLNFPYKPLETIEGKVLFIPEQPYDPVIELLAKGKLKRFGVSVHAWGSALDPHIQFESQPYLSEEQIVSLLLLGVEDNSLGAMVPALLIQKLKDIMFGPALSKTKLKAVFDRLLKSLRYFRFLPQFTNQSGRGGIRGSFEIDATDHLHAKIDTNFAQIEDIKVDIDYGVTDDVTLRLQRDGPSTYGGEVEFCWKFS